The Nesterenkonia xinjiangensis genome contains a region encoding:
- the topA gene encoding type I DNA topoisomerase: protein MPPKAAAGKKLVIVESPAKSRSIAKYLGDDFIVDASAGHIRDLPQPSDLPAEMKKGPFGKFAVNPEGGFEPYYVISESKKKKVAELKRALKEASELYLATDADREGEAIAWHLLEVLKPKVPVYRMTFTEITREGITRALDNVRQIDEDLVDAQETRRILDRLYGYEISPVLWRKIGRGLSAGRVQSVATRLVVERERERMAFIPASYWDLSGTFTTEGDESFSAKLYAVDGARVASGSDFDDRGQLKSTRSKSEVTVLDREAAESLAEGLTKASFEVDSLEEKPYSRRPSPAFTTSTLQQEASRRLRFSSKVTMQVAQRLYENGYITYMRTDSVTLSTEAITAARRQAAELYGPESVPEKPRHYAKKSDSAQEAHEAIRPAGDHFRTPGQVAGELSKEEFRLYELVWKRTVASQMADAKGFTASVRLTGQAVDGRRATFGASGTVITFPGFFAAYEEIREKTAGDGEEKDDASGSGDKRLPKLEKGESITGEDVRAKGHETTPPARYTEASIVAELEKREIGRPSTYAPTISTIMDRGYVTKRGSALVPSWTAFSVIRLLEEHFGRYVDYDFTARMEDDLDQIARGEIEREAWLQGFYFGADSGVEGLRHVVDNLGEIDARAINSMEIAEGVTLRVGRYGPYLERPAAEGDEAAQPLRANIPEELAPDELTAARAEELFEQAQHSGRVLGHDPETGREIVAKDGRYGPYVTEVVEEMTEEQVQAHMDAQPTEYYKNGKPKPKKKPAKVKPRTGSLLKDMSLETVTLEDALKLLSLPRVVGVDADGEEITAQNGRFGPYLKKGTDSRSLESEEQLFTVTLEQAQAIYAQPKQRGRRQAAKPLAEFGQDPTSEKPVVVKDGRFGPYVTDGETNMTVPRGTSVESLTKDRAFELLAEKRAKAPAKKGGRTAGSGSKASSAKKSSSAKKASTKKAATAGSGK, encoded by the coding sequence GTGCCCCCCAAGGCCGCAGCAGGCAAGAAGCTGGTGATCGTCGAGTCGCCCGCCAAGAGCAGGTCGATCGCCAAGTACCTGGGTGACGACTTCATCGTCGACGCCTCGGCCGGACACATCCGTGACCTGCCGCAGCCCTCGGACCTTCCTGCGGAGATGAAGAAGGGTCCGTTCGGGAAGTTCGCGGTCAATCCGGAGGGCGGGTTCGAGCCCTATTACGTGATCTCCGAGTCGAAGAAGAAGAAGGTCGCCGAGCTCAAGCGCGCGCTCAAGGAGGCCAGCGAGCTCTATCTCGCCACGGACGCCGACCGCGAGGGCGAGGCCATCGCGTGGCACCTGCTCGAGGTGCTCAAGCCCAAGGTCCCGGTCTACCGGATGACCTTCACCGAGATCACCAGAGAGGGCATCACCCGGGCCCTGGACAACGTCCGCCAGATCGACGAGGACCTGGTCGACGCACAGGAGACCCGTCGGATCCTGGACCGCCTCTACGGCTATGAGATCTCGCCGGTGCTGTGGCGCAAGATCGGCCGCGGACTCTCCGCGGGCCGTGTGCAGTCGGTGGCCACCCGCCTGGTCGTGGAACGTGAGCGCGAGCGCATGGCGTTCATCCCAGCCTCCTACTGGGACCTCTCGGGCACCTTCACCACGGAGGGTGACGAGTCCTTCTCCGCGAAGCTGTATGCCGTCGACGGCGCCCGCGTGGCCTCCGGCTCCGACTTCGATGATCGAGGGCAGCTGAAGTCCACCCGCTCGAAGTCCGAGGTCACGGTGCTGGACCGAGAGGCGGCAGAGTCGCTGGCCGAGGGTCTGACGAAGGCCAGTTTCGAGGTCGACTCCCTCGAGGAGAAGCCCTACAGCCGCCGTCCTTCACCGGCGTTCACCACCTCCACGCTGCAGCAGGAGGCCTCCCGGCGCCTGCGCTTCTCCTCCAAGGTCACCATGCAGGTGGCCCAGCGGCTGTACGAGAACGGCTACATCACCTATATGCGTACCGACTCGGTGACGCTGTCCACGGAGGCGATCACCGCCGCGCGTCGTCAGGCCGCCGAGCTGTACGGGCCGGAGTCGGTGCCGGAGAAGCCGCGCCACTACGCGAAGAAGAGCGACTCGGCCCAGGAGGCACACGAGGCCATCCGCCCGGCCGGTGACCACTTCCGCACGCCCGGCCAGGTGGCCGGGGAGCTGTCCAAGGAGGAGTTCCGCCTCTACGAGCTGGTCTGGAAGCGCACGGTCGCTTCGCAGATGGCCGACGCCAAGGGCTTCACCGCCTCAGTGCGGCTCACCGGGCAGGCCGTGGACGGGCGCAGGGCCACCTTCGGTGCCTCCGGCACGGTCATCACCTTTCCGGGCTTCTTCGCCGCCTATGAGGAGATCCGGGAGAAGACCGCCGGTGACGGCGAGGAGAAGGACGACGCCTCCGGATCCGGGGACAAGCGCCTGCCGAAGCTGGAGAAGGGCGAGTCCATCACCGGCGAGGACGTCCGGGCCAAGGGGCACGAGACCACACCGCCGGCTCGCTATACGGAGGCGAGCATCGTCGCAGAGCTCGAGAAGCGGGAGATCGGCCGCCCCTCCACCTATGCGCCCACCATCTCCACCATCATGGACCGTGGCTATGTCACGAAGCGCGGCTCCGCACTGGTGCCCTCCTGGACCGCCTTCTCGGTGATCCGTCTGCTGGAGGAGCACTTCGGTCGCTACGTGGACTACGACTTCACCGCCCGGATGGAGGACGACCTGGACCAGATCGCCCGCGGGGAGATCGAGCGTGAGGCCTGGCTGCAGGGCTTCTACTTCGGTGCCGACAGCGGCGTAGAGGGCCTGCGACATGTCGTCGACAACCTCGGCGAGATCGACGCCCGGGCGATCAACTCCATGGAGATCGCCGAGGGCGTCACGCTGCGAGTGGGTCGCTACGGACCCTATCTGGAGCGTCCGGCCGCTGAGGGCGACGAGGCGGCACAGCCGCTGCGGGCGAACATCCCGGAGGAGCTGGCCCCGGACGAGCTGACTGCCGCACGCGCTGAGGAACTCTTCGAGCAGGCCCAGCATTCTGGACGGGTGCTCGGCCATGATCCGGAGACAGGCCGGGAGATCGTCGCCAAGGACGGTCGCTACGGCCCCTATGTGACTGAGGTCGTCGAGGAGATGACCGAGGAGCAGGTCCAGGCGCACATGGACGCGCAGCCGACCGAGTATTACAAGAACGGCAAGCCCAAGCCGAAGAAGAAGCCGGCGAAGGTGAAGCCGCGCACCGGCTCGCTGCTCAAGGACATGTCCCTGGAGACGGTGACGCTGGAGGATGCGCTGAAGCTGCTCTCGCTGCCGCGGGTGGTCGGCGTCGACGCCGACGGCGAGGAGATCACCGCGCAGAACGGCCGATTCGGCCCGTACCTGAAGAAGGGCACCGACTCTCGCTCGCTGGAGTCCGAGGAGCAGCTGTTCACGGTCACGCTGGAGCAGGCCCAGGCGATCTATGCCCAGCCCAAGCAGCGTGGACGGCGTCAGGCGGCGAAGCCGCTGGCCGAGTTCGGGCAGGACCCGACGTCGGAGAAGCCCGTCGTGGTCAAGGACGGTCGTTTCGGGCCCTATGTCACCGACGGCGAGACCAACATGACGGTCCCGCGGGGCACCTCGGTGGAGTCGCTGACCAAGGATCGGGCCTTCGAGCTGTTGGCCGAGAAGCGGGCCAAGGCGCCGGCGAAGAAGGGCGGTCGCACGGCGGGCTCCGGCTCGAAGGCCTCGTCGGCGAAGAAGAGCTCCTCAGCGAAGAAGGCCTCCACCAAGAAGGCGGCCACCGCCGGTTCGGGGAAGTAG
- a CDS encoding winged helix-turn-helix domain-containing protein — protein MSPRAAFADQDDVSTGAPAPEAGHDHADLPPAVVIKDVQAIRALAHEARLTALDELFGTHRVYTATELAEQCDVTPSAMSYHLRALEKYGYIRRVERHGDGRNRYWQAAARRLRISGFDSSAHAKNAYANAQIKSLQRRISDEILRREQRGPSSEELHPILSSGILSLDGDRAQEFKQRLYALVAEYEQACNEHPEEDPDMRLHYFVSAIEEPVRSAAATPAQAGSGEDAAEDAGEDAGEDTGADSGGHSGAAPEFGASPVAPADASSP, from the coding sequence ATGTCACCTCGCGCCGCATTCGCAGATCAGGACGACGTGTCGACGGGTGCGCCTGCCCCGGAGGCAGGGCACGACCATGCTGATCTGCCGCCCGCGGTCGTCATCAAGGATGTGCAGGCGATCCGGGCGCTCGCCCATGAGGCGCGTCTGACGGCCCTGGACGAGCTCTTCGGCACCCACCGGGTCTATACGGCCACTGAGCTGGCCGAGCAGTGCGACGTCACCCCCTCCGCGATGAGCTACCACCTGCGGGCCCTGGAGAAGTACGGCTACATCCGCCGCGTGGAACGCCACGGCGACGGCAGGAACCGCTACTGGCAGGCGGCCGCCCGGCGGCTGCGGATCTCGGGCTTCGACTCCTCGGCGCATGCCAAGAACGCCTATGCGAACGCGCAGATCAAGTCGCTGCAACGGCGCATCAGTGACGAGATCCTGCGCCGCGAGCAGCGCGGCCCCTCTTCGGAAGAGCTGCATCCGATCCTCTCTTCGGGGATCCTCTCGCTGGACGGGGATCGGGCCCAGGAGTTCAAACAGCGTCTGTATGCGTTGGTGGCCGAGTACGAGCAGGCCTGCAACGAGCATCCCGAGGAGGACCCGGACATGCGGCTGCACTATTTCGTCTCCGCCATCGAGGAGCCTGTCCGTTCCGCCGCCGCGACGCCTGCCCAGGCGGGCTCCGGGGAAGACGCCGCGGAAGACGCCGGGGAAGATGCCGGGGAAGACACCGGGGCAGATTCCGGGGGACACTCCGGGGCGGCACCTGAGTTCGGTGCTTCCCCCGTCGCTCCGGCCGACGCCTCGTCCCCGTAG
- a CDS encoding DUF7059 domain-containing protein, whose amino-acid sequence MPRLSRESAAALPAPSSADLDLVAALRGDLLAAGFTNLHVAELLGEDAVAALSREQIAPGQLQVGRLLAAQRPDPGAVLAALWLLDVEVPAVVVDSALPGVGAAGLVRLGLAHRDGPLCRPSVDLRPFQVAGGSSTEDLWVASDLSSHQVDGALPAEHVLGIGQASLTLASITHRRPVRRALDIGTGCGIQLFQLLDHAEHVVATDISSRALGFARFNLLLNAEALRLDPARLDARVELREGSLLEPVADERFDLVVSNPPFVITPRATEARVGERYTYRDGGRTGDELMAELVAGLPAVLAPGGTAQMLGNWEVHGEVDWQQRPRRWAEEAGLDAWFIQRDLQDGPGYAETWLRDASEQRDLDDYRGRYSDYVEDFAARGVSAVGFGMVWLHRPEVGDDGSSSVTWCRAEEITHPVDQPLGPALGCTTQRALAVAREPDAVLDLRLVVAEDVTEERHQRFGAADPEVILARQGGGLRRIRPVSSGAAGVLGAADGEFAVGQLITAVGALLDDGTVDVAELTAGLRGEIRDLYVDGFLTEASGEGAGRF is encoded by the coding sequence ATGCCCCGCCTGTCCCGCGAGTCCGCCGCGGCGCTGCCCGCCCCCTCCTCCGCAGATCTGGACCTGGTGGCCGCGCTGCGCGGCGACCTGCTCGCCGCCGGCTTCACCAACCTGCACGTGGCCGAGCTGCTCGGCGAGGACGCGGTGGCGGCCCTGAGTCGGGAGCAGATCGCCCCGGGGCAGCTGCAGGTGGGTCGGCTGCTCGCCGCTCAGCGGCCGGATCCCGGGGCGGTGCTGGCCGCGCTGTGGCTGCTGGACGTGGAGGTGCCCGCCGTCGTCGTCGACTCTGCGCTGCCCGGCGTCGGTGCCGCGGGGCTGGTCCGGCTGGGCCTGGCCCACCGGGACGGTCCGCTGTGTCGGCCGTCGGTGGACCTGCGCCCCTTCCAGGTGGCGGGCGGGTCCTCGACCGAGGACCTCTGGGTCGCCTCTGATCTGTCCTCGCATCAGGTGGACGGCGCGCTGCCTGCCGAGCATGTGCTCGGGATCGGGCAGGCCAGTCTGACACTGGCCTCGATCACTCACCGGCGGCCCGTGCGGCGGGCCCTGGACATCGGCACCGGCTGCGGCATCCAGCTCTTCCAGCTGCTGGACCACGCCGAGCATGTGGTCGCCACCGACATCTCCTCGCGTGCGCTGGGCTTCGCCCGCTTCAACCTGCTGCTCAACGCCGAGGCGCTGAGGCTGGACCCCGCTCGGTTGGACGCTCGCGTGGAGCTGCGTGAGGGCAGCCTCCTGGAGCCGGTGGCCGACGAGCGCTTCGACCTGGTCGTCTCCAATCCGCCGTTCGTCATCACCCCGCGCGCCACCGAGGCCAGGGTGGGGGAGCGGTATACCTATCGCGACGGAGGCCGCACCGGGGACGAGCTGATGGCAGAGCTGGTCGCTGGGCTTCCGGCGGTGCTGGCACCCGGCGGGACGGCCCAGATGCTGGGCAACTGGGAGGTCCACGGCGAGGTCGACTGGCAGCAGCGGCCGCGTCGCTGGGCAGAGGAGGCCGGACTGGACGCCTGGTTCATCCAACGGGATCTGCAGGACGGCCCCGGCTACGCGGAGACATGGCTTCGCGACGCCTCCGAGCAGCGAGATCTCGACGACTACCGCGGCCGGTACTCCGACTATGTGGAGGACTTCGCCGCCCGGGGTGTCTCCGCCGTGGGCTTCGGCATGGTCTGGCTGCATCGTCCGGAGGTGGGCGACGATGGCTCCTCCTCGGTGACCTGGTGCCGGGCGGAGGAGATCACCCACCCGGTCGACCAGCCGCTGGGCCCGGCGCTGGGGTGCACCACCCAGCGTGCGCTCGCCGTGGCGCGGGAGCCGGACGCCGTGCTGGACCTCAGGCTCGTCGTCGCCGAAGATGTCACCGAAGAGCGGCACCAGCGTTTCGGCGCCGCCGATCCGGAGGTCATCCTCGCCCGGCAGGGCGGAGGGCTGCGTCGCATCCGGCCGGTCTCCTCCGGGGCGGCGGGGGTGCTGGGGGCGGCCGATGGCGAGTTCGCCGTGGGGCAGCTGATCACCGCAGTGGGTGCGCTGCTCGACGACGGCACGGTCGACGTCGCCGAGCTCACCGCCGGTCTGCGCGGCGAGATCCGGGACCTTTATGTGGACGGGTTCCTGACCGAGGCGTCTGGGGAGGGCGCGGGGCGTTTCTGA